Proteins encoded by one window of Salvia splendens isolate huo1 chromosome 7, SspV2, whole genome shotgun sequence:
- the LOC121811441 gene encoding uncharacterized protein LOC121811441 isoform X1, whose translation MDRRLIKPIRAPLLLKDHLLDDMSSCSSNGFKSFPRRQCCTAVRLLDATRSQKAFVKPPALSALQSVIAAVKRLAKSPEKKKKKKVKLNLDSFLPRSFSKRLFRRGGFRRRQAEPKEIQRWKSFDQLMKEDDIQPPSDRSTNDSSDFTATEGGNSSSEVEVTLNLPPQHKNGVVVGAESTTCSGESSDTNSSTQSKKQWTSDQEKEQFSPVSVLDCPFDEDDEVSSPFQHRLALMEGIVIGTRKKLLKKIQRFEYLAKLKPVNLTRRFASQTESDNESLSSPLPHSSTSSDEEEEEEDIEEEDKAIEFLGQVKAIMPSYGLKIKADKLMLDFFREKLGCESLFHDALVEIARDWMNGHDPLGLFMEWEVEKNRQAYLENMENVGEWKRMDQENGQVVSELESEVYDALLNEVLLDIIS comes from the exons ATGGATAGACGATTGATCAAGCCGATTAGGGCGCCGTTGCTGCTAAAGGATCATCTGCTTGATGACATGAGCTCGTGCTCATCCAACGGCTTCAAATCATTCCCCCGCCGCCAATGCTGCACCGCCGTCCGATTACTCGACGCCACGCGCAGCCAAAAAGCTTTCGTGAAACCGCCCGCTCTCTCGGCTCTCCAGAGCGTCATCGCCGCCGTGAAACGCCTCGCGAAGTCgccggagaagaagaagaagaagaaggtgaaATTGAATCTCGACTCTTTTTTGCCTCGGAGTTTCTCCAAGAGGCTGTTCAGAAGAGGCGGTTTCCGGAGGAGGCAGGCCGAGCCGAAGGAGATCCAACGGTGGAAATCGTTCGATCAGCTGATGAAAGAGGACGACATCCAGCCGCCGTCGGATCGCTCGACGAATGATAGTAGCGATTTCACTGCGACAGAAGGCGGTAACTCTTCTTCAGAAGTAGAAGTAACTTTAAATTTACCACCTCAGCACAAAAACGGCGTCGTTGTGGGAGCAGAGTCAACTACCTGCAGCGGTGAAAGCTCAGATACCAACTCTTCAACACAATCAAAG AAGCAATGGACAAGTGATCAAGAGAAGGAGCAGTTTAGTCCAGTGTCTGTACTGGACTGTCCatttgatgaagatgatgaagtcTCTTCGCCTTTCCAACATAGACTCGCTCTTATGGAAG GTATTGTTATAGGAACTAGGAAGAAACTTCTCAAGAAGATTCAGAGATTCGAGTACCTAGCAAAGCTCAAGCCAGTGAACCTAACTAGACGATTTGCATCACAAACAGAATCAGATAATGAATCCTTGAGTTCCCCTCTCCCACATTCCTCCACCTCCtcggatgaagaagaagaagaggaagacatAGAAGAAGAGGACAAGGCAATAGAATTCCTTGGTCAAGTGAAGGCCATCATGCCATCTTATGGCCTCAAAATCAAGGCAGATAAGTTGATGCTAGATTTTTTTAGAGAAAAACTTGGATGCGAATCCTTATTTCATGATGCGTTAGTAGAGATAGCTCGGGATTGGATGAATGGACATGACCCCCTCGGGTTGTTCATGGAATGGGAGGTGGAGAAGAACAGACAAGCTTATCTTGAAAATATGGAAAATGTTGGAGAATGGAAAAGAATGGATCAAGAAAATGGGCAGGTGGTTTCGGAGTTGGAAAGTGAGGTATATGATGCCCTATTGAACGAGGTGTTGTTAGACATCATaagttag
- the LOC121811441 gene encoding uncharacterized protein LOC121811441 isoform X2: MDRRLIKPIRAPLLLKDHLLDDMSSCSSNGFKSFPRRQCCTAVRLLDATRSQKAFVKPPALSALQSVIAAVKRLAKSPEKKKKKKVKLNLDSFLPRSFSKRLFRRGGFRRRQAEPKEIQRWKSFDQLMKEDDIQPPSDRSTNDSSDFTATEGGNSSSEVEVTLNLPPQHKNGVVVGAESTTCSGESSDTNSSTQSKKQWTSDQEKEQFSPVSVLDCPFDEDDEVSSPFQHRLALMEGTRKKLLKKIQRFEYLAKLKPVNLTRRFASQTESDNESLSSPLPHSSTSSDEEEEEEDIEEEDKAIEFLGQVKAIMPSYGLKIKADKLMLDFFREKLGCESLFHDALVEIARDWMNGHDPLGLFMEWEVEKNRQAYLENMENVGEWKRMDQENGQVVSELESEVYDALLNEVLLDIIS, from the exons ATGGATAGACGATTGATCAAGCCGATTAGGGCGCCGTTGCTGCTAAAGGATCATCTGCTTGATGACATGAGCTCGTGCTCATCCAACGGCTTCAAATCATTCCCCCGCCGCCAATGCTGCACCGCCGTCCGATTACTCGACGCCACGCGCAGCCAAAAAGCTTTCGTGAAACCGCCCGCTCTCTCGGCTCTCCAGAGCGTCATCGCCGCCGTGAAACGCCTCGCGAAGTCgccggagaagaagaagaagaagaaggtgaaATTGAATCTCGACTCTTTTTTGCCTCGGAGTTTCTCCAAGAGGCTGTTCAGAAGAGGCGGTTTCCGGAGGAGGCAGGCCGAGCCGAAGGAGATCCAACGGTGGAAATCGTTCGATCAGCTGATGAAAGAGGACGACATCCAGCCGCCGTCGGATCGCTCGACGAATGATAGTAGCGATTTCACTGCGACAGAAGGCGGTAACTCTTCTTCAGAAGTAGAAGTAACTTTAAATTTACCACCTCAGCACAAAAACGGCGTCGTTGTGGGAGCAGAGTCAACTACCTGCAGCGGTGAAAGCTCAGATACCAACTCTTCAACACAATCAAAG AAGCAATGGACAAGTGATCAAGAGAAGGAGCAGTTTAGTCCAGTGTCTGTACTGGACTGTCCatttgatgaagatgatgaagtcTCTTCGCCTTTCCAACATAGACTCGCTCTTATGGAAG GAACTAGGAAGAAACTTCTCAAGAAGATTCAGAGATTCGAGTACCTAGCAAAGCTCAAGCCAGTGAACCTAACTAGACGATTTGCATCACAAACAGAATCAGATAATGAATCCTTGAGTTCCCCTCTCCCACATTCCTCCACCTCCtcggatgaagaagaagaagaggaagacatAGAAGAAGAGGACAAGGCAATAGAATTCCTTGGTCAAGTGAAGGCCATCATGCCATCTTATGGCCTCAAAATCAAGGCAGATAAGTTGATGCTAGATTTTTTTAGAGAAAAACTTGGATGCGAATCCTTATTTCATGATGCGTTAGTAGAGATAGCTCGGGATTGGATGAATGGACATGACCCCCTCGGGTTGTTCATGGAATGGGAGGTGGAGAAGAACAGACAAGCTTATCTTGAAAATATGGAAAATGTTGGAGAATGGAAAAGAATGGATCAAGAAAATGGGCAGGTGGTTTCGGAGTTGGAAAGTGAGGTATATGATGCCCTATTGAACGAGGTGTTGTTAGACATCATaagttag